One genomic segment of Hevea brasiliensis isolate MT/VB/25A 57/8 chromosome 3, ASM3005281v1, whole genome shotgun sequence includes these proteins:
- the LOC131178295 gene encoding putative disease resistance protein RGA4 — protein sequence MDSIAMTREQEPLTEQLVDSNPLAMVPWQAHGPALHSTGPSKCLKVPRLLKQRPKCKLLGDLVDSSPKFLREGSLLYSITNEHDWEFERDNEIWMLEQKEDDILAALRLSYERLPSYLKRCFAYCSIFPKDYEMDDIELVYLWMANGLVQSSNENQELEDIGLRYFKELCSRCFFQDFSEYGGNVKCKMHDLIHDLALSLTQNECSMVRTSTQQILKSVLHISFPYPESLPNDLPESLQNRDCVRTICSINERSEGISSEVFIKKCVSRFKYIRALDLTSSGFEVLSTSIGDLKHLKYLSLVGNYLIRRLPNSICKLQSLQVLLLARRWSLEELPKDIKYMINLRFLWIATNQKYLPMGGIGCLKSLRFLFIDGCDNLEYLFEDMQGLKMLQRLIVRCCRSLKSLPQSIEFLTALETLYIDECEP from the exons ATGGATTCAATTGCAATGACACGTGAACAGGAGCCTCTCACAGAACAATTGGTTGATTCAAATCCACTGGCCATGGTTCCATGGCAAGCTCATGGGCCAGCCCTGCACTCAACTGGACCTTCTAAATGTCTCAAAGTGCCTAGGCTTCTCAAGCAGCGGCCTAAGTGCAAATTGCTTGGTGATTTAGTTGACTCTTCCCCAAAGTTTCTTAGGGAAG gaTCTCTGCTTTACTCCATAACTAATGAACACGATTGGGAATTTGAAAGAGATAATGAGATATGGATGTTAGAGCAAAAGGAAGATGACATTTTGGCAGCTTTAAGATTGAGCTATGAACGCTTGCCATCTTACTTGAAAAGATGCTTTGCATATTGTTCAATTTTTCCCAAGGATTATGAAATGGATGATATTGAATTGGTTTATTTATGGATGGCAAATGGACTTGTTCAATCTTCCAATGAGAATCAAGAGTTAGAAGATATTGGCTTACGCTATTTTAAAGAGCTGTGTTCTAGATGTTTCTTCCAAGATTTTTCTGAATATGGTGGTAATGTTAAATGTAAAATGCATGATCTAATACATGATCTAGCATTATCACTCACACAAAATGAATGCTCAATGGTAAGGACCAGCACTCAACAGATTCTCAAAAGTGTTCTACATATATCTTTTCCTTATCCTGAATCACTTCCAAATGATCTTCCTGAATCCTTACAAAACCGGGATTGTGTGCGAACCATTTGCTCTATAAATGAAAGAAGTGAGGGGATTAGTAGTGAAGTGTTCATTAAAAAGTGTGTCTCAAGATTTAAGTACATTAGAGCCTTGGATTTAACTTCTTCAGGGTTTGAAGTGCTGTCAACAAGTATAGGTGATTTGAAGCATTTGAAATATCTTAGTTTAGTtggtaattatttaattagaagaCTCCCTAATTCCATATGTAAGCTGCAAAGCTTGCAAGTTCTACTACTAGCTAGACGTTGGAGTCTTGAAGAGTTGCCCAAAgatataaagtacatgattaaccTTAGATTTCTTTGGATAGCTACGAATCAAAAGTATTTACCAATGGGTGGAATAGGCTGCTTGAAGTCTCTTCGATTTTTGTTCATTGACGGGTGTGATAATCTAGAATATTTGTTTGAAGACATGCAAGGCCTCAAAATGCTTCAAAGATTGATCGTCCGTTGTTGTAGAAGCCTGAAATCTTTGCCACAAAGTATTGAATTCCTAACGGCGTTAGAAACTCTTTATATTGATGAATGTGAACCTTGA